A stretch of the Mycobacteroides immunogenum genome encodes the following:
- a CDS encoding metal-dependent hydrolase, translated as MTELIVRKLRFAFADHHVPFLWNESNPAFSSMANAVSFLAIAFEKMIGQMIPEAMPLITDPAIAEEADAFVRQEGQHSMGHRQHAKGLIKSYPGLKETLDEVIAAFDDLTANKSLKYRLAYTADLEATFTPVFKLMLDHDDTLFAPGDDRVASLFLWHFVEEVEHRSSALIIYDAVADDPWYRMRMAPSIFRHVWAVLRIACEGFNKHVPLEDRRIDALSMFGMQARKKALLQRLPLIDGPNDGPIANAFRHLPVREVMVAMSGAVRSQIPGHNPAHEKLPALADEWFARYAAGYEVTQWYTAGQTARVGV; from the coding sequence ATGACGGAACTGATCGTGCGCAAGCTGCGGTTCGCATTCGCCGACCATCACGTCCCGTTCCTGTGGAACGAGTCCAACCCGGCGTTCTCGAGCATGGCCAACGCGGTTTCCTTCCTGGCCATCGCATTCGAGAAGATGATCGGGCAGATGATCCCCGAGGCCATGCCGTTGATCACCGACCCGGCGATCGCTGAAGAGGCCGACGCGTTTGTCCGGCAGGAGGGCCAGCACTCGATGGGCCACCGCCAACATGCGAAGGGTTTGATCAAGAGTTACCCGGGACTCAAGGAGACCCTGGACGAGGTGATCGCCGCCTTCGATGACCTGACCGCCAATAAGTCTTTGAAATACCGGTTGGCCTACACCGCCGACCTGGAGGCCACGTTTACCCCGGTGTTCAAGTTGATGCTCGATCACGACGACACCCTGTTCGCTCCGGGCGACGATCGCGTCGCCTCGTTGTTCCTGTGGCACTTCGTCGAAGAGGTGGAGCATCGCAGCTCGGCCCTGATCATCTATGACGCGGTGGCCGACGACCCGTGGTACCGGATGCGGATGGCGCCCTCGATCTTCCGGCACGTCTGGGCGGTGCTGCGCATCGCCTGTGAAGGATTCAACAAGCACGTTCCCCTTGAGGATCGCAGGATCGATGCGTTGTCGATGTTCGGCATGCAGGCGCGTAAAAAAGCCCTCTTGCAACGCCTCCCGCTCATTGATGGACCGAATGACGGGCCCATAGCGAACGCCTTCCGTCATCTGCCGGTACGAGAGGTGATGGTGGCGATGTCGGGCGCGGTGCGCAGTCAGATACCGGGCCACAACCCCGCCCACGAGAAGTTGCCCGCTCTGGCCGACGAATGGTTCGCACGATACGCGGCGGGCTAC
- a CDS encoding alpha/beta fold hydrolase has protein sequence MFTFDLDSEDLFEERAKQFVGAWGIPAPIVTRVRARIRDMWSDQAGGWTPEWGREAETAESQGDWLLAALCWGAAKFPTIATPIRAEAFGRQLAAYEKAAPSFPVSFERRRLVVAGPDGATEVAAHIFQRRRRRRDGLLVICGGVDTWKVELHNAAVRMARLTGFAVVALDNPGTGETTAPISPHADRIVAETISAVANGSGPVGMVGVSFAGLWAAKLALDGRVDAAISLGGPVGAQIIQDVRALPNGMPGILAHAAQLNELPAVEDYQGFITEFSLRRQGYFDRPPVSPVLAINGDHDHFVPLADTTVFTGLPGCEAWVVRDGTHCAPERLSTIMPPAVMWLIARMTGSPLDKAGAALLKPLAMPSLRHDLA, from the coding sequence ATGTTCACTTTCGATCTCGACAGCGAGGATCTCTTCGAGGAGCGGGCCAAGCAGTTTGTCGGGGCCTGGGGCATCCCGGCGCCGATCGTCACTCGGGTCCGCGCCCGAATTCGCGATATGTGGAGTGACCAGGCCGGCGGGTGGACGCCGGAATGGGGCCGCGAAGCCGAGACCGCTGAATCCCAGGGTGACTGGTTGCTTGCCGCACTCTGCTGGGGTGCCGCCAAATTTCCGACCATTGCGACGCCTATCCGGGCCGAGGCGTTCGGGCGGCAGTTGGCGGCCTATGAGAAGGCGGCACCATCGTTTCCGGTGTCCTTCGAGCGTCGCCGCTTGGTCGTGGCAGGCCCCGACGGCGCCACCGAGGTGGCCGCGCACATCTTTCAGCGTCGTCGGCGCCGTCGTGACGGTCTCCTTGTGATCTGCGGCGGTGTCGACACTTGGAAGGTCGAGCTGCACAACGCGGCGGTGCGAATGGCCCGCTTGACCGGATTCGCCGTTGTGGCACTGGATAATCCCGGAACAGGTGAGACCACCGCGCCGATCAGTCCACATGCCGATCGCATTGTTGCCGAAACCATCAGCGCGGTAGCAAACGGCAGTGGGCCGGTCGGGATGGTCGGGGTGAGCTTCGCGGGCTTGTGGGCCGCCAAGCTGGCCCTCGATGGGCGAGTGGACGCTGCGATAAGCCTTGGCGGCCCGGTTGGAGCGCAGATCATCCAAGATGTGCGCGCCCTGCCGAATGGTATGCCCGGCATCCTCGCGCACGCGGCACAGTTGAACGAGCTTCCAGCCGTCGAGGACTACCAGGGCTTCATCACCGAGTTCTCGCTGAGGCGTCAGGGTTACTTCGATCGCCCGCCGGTATCGCCGGTGCTCGCGATCAACGGCGATCATGACCATTTCGTTCCGCTCGCCGACACGACGGTATTCACCGGGCTACCGGGCTGCGAAGCCTGGGTGGTACGCGATGGCACGCACTGCGCACCCGAGAGGCTCTCGACGATCATGCCTCCCGCGGTGATGTGGCTCATCGCCCGTATGACAGGGAGCCCACTGGACAAGGCGGGAGCGGCGTTGCTGAAACCCCTTGCCATGCCGTCGCTGCGGCACGATCTCGCCTGA
- a CDS encoding TetR/AcrR family transcriptional regulator: MARRRGWDGRPPSSDAEASERIVAAAVKLIGETGSAVSLADVAAELGVIRQTVYRYFPTADALMHAASIASVDGFLDRLTEVVRGIADPADALTEGVLYTLEEVTRTPHLGIMMSEPYAHSHTSDMTSDEAQAFGLRMLERFDVDWDRYGYDDESKRGLVEFALRIMLSFFVSPNETTRSHDELRRFLKRWLGGAILAQKR, encoded by the coding sequence ATGGCACGTAGGCGGGGATGGGACGGGCGCCCGCCCAGTAGCGACGCGGAGGCTTCCGAGCGGATCGTCGCCGCCGCAGTGAAGCTGATCGGCGAGACCGGCTCCGCGGTCAGCCTTGCCGATGTCGCCGCAGAACTCGGCGTGATTCGACAGACGGTCTACCGGTACTTCCCCACTGCCGATGCACTCATGCATGCCGCGTCCATCGCGTCGGTCGACGGATTCCTGGACCGACTGACAGAGGTGGTGCGCGGCATCGCCGATCCGGCCGACGCACTCACCGAAGGTGTGCTCTACACCCTGGAAGAGGTGACTCGTACACCACATTTGGGCATCATGATGTCTGAGCCGTACGCGCATTCGCATACCAGCGACATGACATCAGATGAGGCGCAGGCATTCGGCCTGCGCATGCTCGAACGCTTCGACGTCGACTGGGATCGGTACGGATACGACGATGAGTCCAAACGCGGGCTAGTGGAATTCGCCCTGCGCATCATGCTGTCGTTCTTTGTCTCACCCAACGAGACCACCCGATCTCACGACGAACTACGCCGCTTCCTCAAGCGATGGCTGGGCGGCGCGATTCTTGCGCAAAAGCGCTGA